In the Kribbella sp. NBC_00482 genome, one interval contains:
- a CDS encoding RNA polymerase sigma factor has translation MDAAADLPVGGVRLDADALVIALFQAEAARLVQLARWFVDDRTAAEDLVQEAFLRLARSQHRIHDPDRAAAYLRSIVINLARDHNRRGLVSLRHRLPADPDDRSAEDHAAADESRREVIAALRALPRRQRDCVVLRYYLELSVADIAETLGLSPNSVKTHLQRGLRSLKSVLEVKG, from the coding sequence ATGGATGCGGCTGCGGACCTACCGGTCGGCGGCGTTCGACTGGACGCCGACGCGCTCGTGATCGCGCTGTTCCAGGCGGAAGCGGCGCGCCTGGTGCAGCTCGCGCGCTGGTTCGTCGACGACCGGACCGCGGCCGAGGACCTGGTGCAGGAGGCGTTCCTCCGGTTGGCCCGCAGTCAGCACCGGATCCACGATCCCGACCGAGCGGCGGCGTACCTGCGCTCGATCGTGATCAACCTCGCCAGGGACCACAACCGTCGCGGTCTGGTGTCGCTGCGGCACCGGCTGCCGGCCGACCCGGACGACCGGTCGGCCGAGGACCACGCCGCCGCGGACGAGAGTCGCCGCGAGGTGATCGCGGCCCTGCGCGCACTCCCGCGCCGCCAGCGCGACTGCGTCGTACTGCGGTACTACCTCGAACTCTCCGTCGCCGACATCGCCGAGACCCTCGGCCTGTCGCCCAACTCGGTGAAGACCCATTTGCAACGCGGCCTGCGGTCGCTGAAATCTGTCTTGGAGGTCAAGGGATGA
- a CDS encoding SigE family RNA polymerase sigma factor has product MSDRDAAFEAYFAARSDAMRGTAYLLCGDWHRAEDLVQQTFTKIYLAWRRIQRHEAMDNYTRQTLIRTFLSERRRGWFRHESVESQATDRAAPSADFADMRLVLLEALVKVPPRQRAVLVLRYWEDQSVEQTAALLDCSAGNVKSQAARGLATLRGLLEEEKVR; this is encoded by the coding sequence ATGAGTGATCGGGACGCGGCGTTCGAGGCGTATTTCGCGGCACGTTCCGACGCCATGCGCGGCACGGCGTACCTGCTGTGTGGCGACTGGCATCGCGCGGAAGACCTGGTGCAGCAAACGTTCACGAAGATCTACCTGGCGTGGCGCCGGATCCAGCGGCACGAGGCGATGGACAACTACACCAGGCAGACACTCATACGTACGTTCCTGTCCGAGCGGCGCCGGGGGTGGTTCCGGCACGAGTCGGTCGAGTCCCAGGCGACCGATCGGGCGGCGCCGTCGGCCGACTTCGCCGACATGCGGCTCGTGTTGCTGGAGGCACTCGTGAAGGTGCCGCCGCGGCAACGCGCCGTACTCGTCCTGCGGTACTGGGAGGACCAGTCCGTCGAACAGACGGCTGCGTTGCTCGACTGCTCGGCCGGAAATGTCAAGAGCCAGGCTGCCCGCGGGCTGGCGACGCTGCGCGGACTGCTGGAAGAGGAGAAGGTTCGATGA
- a CDS encoding S8 family peptidase, producing MPADQRLRDALRLILEDEGESRPERWHGTTAVYPANWRDEGYVDYFYRRDTILVRADDAELVFRTLRDDSTPEDERSPIIPELVAIDVLPVIDGVTALVWRYGRDFRRVSEGRHGMLGGSEFGGEYDRQYTDDDPLSVPNVLAELDRRAGPGKGTPDHGLPYCGNGHPCPATEPACVPGKAACPEPPVSTGICCGTRGWDGRDVFVGVVDGGLVDGVQVWPWMAGVTGEAEDPFMAGNGRIKPYACHGTFVAGCVRCVAPKAKVHVKKAEYIDNRPHAGMAYEHEIIQKMNELMDCGAEVIVCEFDGFTRFHRPMLTFNTFYDRRLRHLNVVIVAPAGNDTTYKPTFPAAYSWVIGVGALSADGNSRASFSNYGGWVDVYAPGVDLVNAFAVGDYECFEDPVPHEQRHFDGLASWSGTSFSAPLVAGMIAARMSGTGENAPLAADSLLRLARSQALPGVGPVLYPHQVCATPRRPCRPTCDCDCTH from the coding sequence ATGCCAGCAGACCAACGCCTCAGAGACGCACTGCGCCTGATCCTGGAGGACGAGGGAGAAAGCCGGCCGGAGCGATGGCACGGCACGACGGCCGTGTACCCGGCCAACTGGAGGGACGAGGGGTACGTCGACTACTTCTACCGGCGGGACACGATCCTCGTCCGCGCGGATGACGCGGAGCTGGTCTTCAGAACGCTGCGGGACGATTCGACGCCGGAGGACGAACGCAGTCCGATCATCCCCGAACTCGTGGCCATCGACGTACTGCCGGTGATCGACGGCGTCACCGCCCTGGTCTGGCGCTACGGCAGGGACTTCCGCCGGGTCAGCGAGGGACGGCACGGAATGCTCGGCGGCTCCGAGTTCGGCGGCGAGTACGACAGGCAGTACACCGACGACGATCCGCTGTCGGTGCCGAACGTACTGGCTGAGCTCGACCGACGGGCCGGCCCTGGCAAGGGAACACCGGACCACGGGCTCCCGTACTGCGGCAACGGCCATCCCTGCCCGGCCACCGAGCCGGCGTGCGTGCCCGGCAAGGCGGCATGCCCGGAACCGCCCGTGAGCACCGGGATCTGTTGCGGAACGCGCGGATGGGACGGTCGTGACGTGTTCGTCGGCGTCGTCGACGGTGGCCTGGTCGACGGTGTGCAGGTGTGGCCGTGGATGGCGGGCGTCACCGGCGAGGCCGAGGACCCCTTCATGGCAGGCAACGGACGCATCAAGCCCTACGCGTGCCACGGGACGTTCGTCGCCGGGTGTGTGCGCTGCGTGGCGCCGAAGGCGAAGGTCCACGTCAAGAAGGCGGAGTACATCGACAACCGGCCGCACGCTGGGATGGCGTACGAGCACGAGATCATCCAGAAGATGAACGAACTGATGGACTGCGGGGCGGAGGTCATCGTCTGCGAGTTCGACGGCTTCACTCGCTTCCATCGGCCGATGCTCACCTTCAACACCTTCTACGACAGGCGTTTGCGCCATCTGAACGTCGTCATCGTCGCGCCGGCCGGCAACGACACGACGTACAAACCGACGTTCCCCGCGGCGTACTCCTGGGTGATCGGCGTCGGAGCGCTCTCCGCCGACGGCAACTCCCGCGCGTCGTTCTCCAACTACGGCGGCTGGGTCGACGTCTACGCACCGGGCGTGGATCTGGTCAACGCCTTCGCGGTCGGCGACTACGAGTGTTTCGAAGATCCCGTTCCTCACGAACAGAGGCATTTCGACGGGCTGGCCAGCTGGAGTGGTACGTCGTTCTCCGCACCCCTGGTCGCCGGGATGATCGCCGCACGAATGTCCGGAACCGGCGAGAACGCCCCGCTCGCCGCAGATTCCTTGCTGCGCCTGGCCCGTAGCCAAGCGCTCCCAGGCGTCGGCCCGGTCCTCTACCCGCACCAGGTCTGTGCCACCCCGCGCAGGCCCTGCCGTCCCACCTGCGACTGCGACTGCACCCACTAG
- a CDS encoding RNA polymerase sigma factor produces MEGEVSPVTALVAAAADGDQQAWSELVSRYAPLLVSVIRRFRLTPSETEDVAQTVWLRLVGHLDSLQEPRAMPGWIVTTARREALRYLSSGRRLSPNDPLDPEFQAIAADIDEPDEGLFRAERHEMLLAGLAELPHRQRDLLLLLLEDPRPSYVEITERTGIPAGSIGPTRSRALERLRRSPRVRAYVESSERSEPSGGGRHDAATLG; encoded by the coding sequence ATGGAAGGCGAAGTCTCACCGGTCACCGCTCTGGTGGCCGCCGCAGCCGATGGCGATCAGCAGGCGTGGAGCGAACTCGTGAGCAGGTACGCGCCGTTGCTCGTGTCCGTCATCCGGCGGTTCCGGCTGACGCCGAGCGAGACCGAGGACGTTGCGCAGACCGTGTGGCTGCGGCTCGTCGGGCACCTGGACAGCCTGCAGGAACCGCGGGCGATGCCGGGGTGGATCGTCACGACGGCCCGCCGCGAGGCGCTCCGGTACCTGTCGTCCGGGCGCCGGCTGAGCCCCAACGACCCGCTGGATCCCGAGTTCCAGGCGATCGCGGCGGACATCGACGAGCCCGACGAAGGTCTGTTCCGGGCCGAGCGGCACGAGATGCTGCTGGCCGGGCTGGCCGAGCTGCCCCACCGGCAGCGCGACCTGCTGTTGCTGCTGCTCGAGGATCCGCGACCGTCGTACGTCGAGATCACCGAGCGCACCGGGATTCCGGCAGGCAGCATCGGCCCCACCCGCTCACGCGCGCTCGAGCGGCTCCGCAGATCTCCGCGGGTCCGGGCGTACGTCGAATCCTCGGAGCGATCCGAGCCGTCAGGAGGTGGCCGGCATGACGCGGCGACACTGGGATGA
- a CDS encoding SDR family NAD(P)-dependent oxidoreductase, whose amino-acid sequence MGVLDKFSLAGRTALVTGGYRGLGKAFATGLAEAGADVVIGARDAAASQEAAEALAGETGRTVVGVGLDVNDRASGRAAIQAALDATGRFDILVNNAGACVHRPALDVPDDEWDTVFATNVDGLWKLSQEAARHFTTVGGGTIVNIGSISAQIVNRPQWQPAYNASKAAVHQLTKSLAAEWAPLNIRVNAVAPGYVKTEMAPVDEPQFKARWIDDVPMQRYAVPEEIAPTVVFLASPASSFMTGSVVVIDGGYTLH is encoded by the coding sequence ATGGGCGTTCTCGACAAGTTCTCGCTGGCCGGGCGGACGGCTCTGGTGACGGGTGGGTACCGCGGGCTCGGTAAGGCGTTCGCGACCGGGTTGGCCGAGGCCGGTGCGGACGTGGTGATCGGAGCGCGCGACGCCGCGGCTTCGCAGGAGGCGGCCGAAGCACTGGCGGGCGAGACCGGCCGTACGGTGGTCGGCGTCGGCCTCGACGTGAACGACCGGGCCTCCGGCCGGGCAGCGATCCAGGCGGCGCTGGACGCGACCGGACGGTTCGACATCCTGGTCAACAACGCCGGGGCGTGCGTTCACCGGCCGGCGCTCGACGTACCGGACGACGAATGGGACACCGTCTTCGCCACGAACGTCGACGGCCTGTGGAAGCTCAGTCAGGAGGCGGCCCGGCACTTCACCACGGTCGGCGGCGGAACCATCGTCAACATCGGGTCGATCTCCGCGCAGATCGTGAACCGTCCGCAGTGGCAACCGGCGTACAACGCCTCCAAAGCCGCCGTCCATCAGCTGACCAAGTCCCTGGCCGCGGAGTGGGCCCCGTTGAACATCCGCGTGAACGCCGTCGCCCCCGGCTATGTGAAGACCGAGATGGCGCCGGTCGACGAGCCCCAGTTCAAGGCCCGCTGGATCGACGACGTCCCCATGCAGCGGTACGCCGTACCGGAAGAGATAGCGCCCACCGTCGTCTTCCTCGCCTCACCGGCCTCCAGCTTCATGACCGGCTCAGTAGTGGTAATCGACGGCGGCTACACCCTCCACTAG
- a CDS encoding endo-beta-N-acetylglucosaminidase, with the protein MSDPLEVSRRTLITVGGVGLVAALAGVGTTAAAAGSAAPKPGSGGIPPGPSTYGWNPADLLDFDPKTHPWARHLRCLVPLAPRIAPFAPTQAHPDLDPGVRLSTLSLDDAGTIYEGRNQPIGLEGHVYTQRFWPYIDVWGTWHGQVLPSVPSDVVADPSAPGRNYGVIDIPNPGWTEAAHKNGVRTIGGWFWPRTGVDFGEFLVQAADGSFPVGDKLIEIRRYFGFDGLFINQEASITAAQATKLRDLFRYLKAEDPDFYLQYYDADLPNGDLDYQNMLNQKNVPWLGTPGDPIVDSIFINYGWPYVDADLSGSARTATAAGFDPREVAFAGVEHQQGGFNPEECFTDYAHPGRPGPISVALFVEDQYWATAANSGATTTPEGRAKYRDLEQRFWSGPTGNPATSGRIEPRTPPYRTDVLNYKRWDGIAHGIVERSPYGALPIVTAFNIGVGSTFYLDGKQVRDGGWDNQGCADRALTWQYWTDGVTVTLDESTAYEGAHSLALSGNGVVHLFKTDIRQTDHTEIRVVAQGLSTIELGVTRRTAPDRISWTPLTPIRRASGWIEYGGRVPCGDDRIARISLRTSGSGHLGKVLLADARSLYKTPARPRSFAVADEGPGAGTTHHLSFAWSRQPDATAYDVLQGANRWLGRVHRDAFFAESVDLTKGRTFQLIPIAPNGNRGTAATSHL; encoded by the coding sequence ATGTCAGATCCGCTCGAGGTCTCCCGGAGAACGCTGATCACGGTGGGAGGCGTCGGCCTGGTGGCGGCACTGGCCGGGGTCGGTACGACGGCCGCGGCGGCTGGATCGGCAGCACCGAAGCCCGGGTCGGGCGGGATCCCGCCGGGACCGTCGACGTACGGATGGAATCCGGCGGACCTGCTCGACTTCGACCCCAAGACCCACCCGTGGGCCCGGCACCTGCGCTGCCTGGTCCCGCTGGCACCGCGGATCGCGCCGTTCGCGCCGACTCAGGCCCACCCCGACCTCGATCCCGGGGTCCGGTTGTCGACGCTCAGCCTGGACGACGCCGGCACGATCTACGAGGGGCGCAACCAGCCGATCGGGCTCGAAGGACACGTCTATACCCAGCGGTTCTGGCCGTACATCGACGTCTGGGGTACTTGGCACGGTCAGGTGCTGCCGTCGGTGCCGAGCGACGTGGTCGCCGACCCGAGTGCGCCCGGCCGGAACTACGGCGTCATCGACATCCCGAACCCGGGCTGGACCGAGGCCGCCCACAAGAACGGCGTCAGGACGATCGGCGGGTGGTTCTGGCCGCGCACCGGCGTCGACTTCGGCGAGTTCCTGGTCCAGGCCGCCGACGGCTCGTTCCCGGTCGGCGACAAGCTGATCGAGATCCGCAGGTACTTCGGTTTCGACGGCCTGTTCATCAACCAGGAGGCGTCGATCACCGCCGCCCAGGCCACGAAACTGCGGGACCTGTTCCGCTATCTGAAGGCCGAGGACCCGGACTTCTACCTGCAGTACTACGACGCGGACCTGCCGAACGGCGATCTGGACTACCAGAACATGCTGAACCAGAAGAACGTCCCGTGGCTCGGCACCCCCGGCGATCCGATCGTCGACTCGATCTTCATCAACTACGGCTGGCCGTACGTCGACGCGGACCTGAGTGGCAGCGCGAGGACCGCGACGGCCGCCGGGTTCGACCCGCGGGAGGTCGCGTTCGCCGGCGTCGAGCACCAGCAGGGCGGCTTCAACCCGGAGGAGTGCTTCACGGATTACGCGCACCCGGGCCGCCCCGGTCCGATCTCCGTGGCGCTGTTCGTCGAGGACCAGTACTGGGCCACCGCCGCGAACTCCGGCGCCACCACGACGCCGGAAGGACGGGCGAAGTACCGCGACCTCGAGCAGCGGTTCTGGTCCGGGCCGACCGGCAACCCGGCGACGTCCGGGCGGATCGAGCCGCGCACACCGCCGTACCGGACCGACGTCCTGAACTACAAGCGCTGGGACGGCATCGCGCACGGCATCGTCGAGCGGTCGCCGTACGGCGCACTTCCGATCGTGACCGCGTTCAACATCGGCGTCGGCAGCACGTTCTACCTGGACGGCAAGCAGGTCCGCGACGGCGGCTGGGACAACCAGGGCTGCGCGGATCGAGCGCTGACCTGGCAGTACTGGACCGACGGCGTCACGGTCACCCTCGACGAGAGCACGGCGTACGAGGGTGCGCACAGTCTCGCGCTCTCGGGCAACGGCGTCGTCCATCTCTTCAAGACGGACATCAGGCAGACCGACCACACCGAGATCAGGGTCGTCGCGCAGGGCCTGTCGACGATCGAGCTCGGCGTCACCCGTCGTACTGCACCGGATCGCATCTCGTGGACCCCGCTGACGCCGATCCGGCGAGCGTCGGGCTGGATCGAGTACGGCGGGCGCGTGCCCTGCGGCGACGACCGCATCGCGCGGATCTCCTTGCGCACCAGCGGATCCGGCCACCTGGGCAAGGTCCTGCTCGCTGACGCACGGTCCCTCTACAAGACTCCCGCCCGCCCACGATCGTTCGCCGTAGCCGACGAGGGCCCCGGTGCAGGCACGACCCACCACCTCAGCTTCGCCTGGTCCCGCCAACCGGACGCCACGGCGTACGACGTACTCCAAGGCGCCAACCGCTGGCTCGGCCGCGTCCACCGCGACGCCTTCTTCGCCGAATCAGTCGACCTCACCAAGGGCCGAACCTTCCAACTGATCCCGATCGCCCCCAACGGCAACCGAGGTACGGCGGCAACCTCCCACCTGTGA
- a CDS encoding alpha/beta fold hydrolase: MFSVRGRTAHLAWYRTDEAAAEVAFLHGFSDSAQCWEPLLREMPGVRALAIDARGHGESGLPDEPVRYDAHRDDAALVLSSRPRDGGIVVVGHSMGAMAAAYLAAARPDLVRAVVLEDPPTGTPGDRQHESRSEPTWLAAVRALDLPSRVAQGRSNDPDWADDELEPWAVSKAQVNPQMFDLPYQDPAPLTELMTEITCPVLLIHGDTERGALISTEFADRCAEAAAGEFRAVHIAGAGHSVRRDKRPQYLAELTTFLDRYR; the protein is encoded by the coding sequence ATGTTCAGTGTGCGCGGCAGGACGGCTCATCTGGCGTGGTACCGGACCGATGAGGCGGCAGCCGAGGTTGCGTTCCTGCACGGCTTCTCCGACTCTGCGCAGTGCTGGGAACCGCTGCTCCGAGAGATGCCTGGGGTTCGGGCGCTGGCGATCGATGCGCGTGGGCACGGTGAGTCGGGGCTTCCGGACGAACCTGTCCGGTACGACGCGCACCGCGACGATGCCGCCCTCGTGCTGTCGAGCCGGCCCCGTGACGGCGGGATCGTCGTGGTCGGCCACTCGATGGGCGCGATGGCGGCCGCCTATCTGGCCGCGGCGCGGCCGGACCTGGTGCGTGCGGTCGTGCTGGAAGACCCGCCGACCGGAACGCCTGGCGACCGGCAGCACGAATCGCGGTCCGAGCCGACCTGGCTCGCCGCGGTTCGAGCACTCGATCTGCCGTCACGGGTCGCGCAGGGCCGTTCCAACGATCCCGACTGGGCCGACGACGAACTCGAGCCCTGGGCCGTGTCGAAGGCGCAGGTCAACCCGCAGATGTTCGATCTGCCGTACCAGGACCCGGCGCCCCTGACCGAACTGATGACCGAAATCACCTGCCCGGTACTGCTGATCCACGGCGACACCGAACGCGGCGCACTGATCTCCACCGAGTTCGCCGACCGCTGCGCCGAAGCGGCAGCCGGTGAGTTCCGCGCAGTACACATCGCCGGCGCCGGCCACTCGGTACGCCGCGACAAGCGCCCGCAGTACCTCGCAGAACTCACCACGTTCCTCGACCGATACCGCTAG
- a CDS encoding PASTA domain-containing protein yields MSIHRAKYLIAAAALSVATLLPAGTSAATVADDACTESARWTASPAAVPKVRGLSLREAADRLRGAGYNCKIVNNNFVQVDTRVVVVIEQEVQYTRDPDGGYSVVALTRGVVMPDLVGLTLAAAEKLAARRAIAVRTSPAAGAAEWTVKLQNPAAGAYLWFGEQAGLTLSEPVPPEPALVPVPDLIDHTEDEAAAMVKDAGLVYTERILKDGKRPGRVVAQRPQPGELVERAATVRADVRRVPTPPSPPPSPPPPSPLPSPLPSPPTTTVPPTSTAPPTRGPSQKLVPVPDLLNRSEGEARGAVEGVELIFDPVDGSDTSGRERQVVSQLPRAGELVPTGTTVTVAFAADESNLPSWLVPLLLGTAVLAVGAVGRFRHRGGPNPPDRSVPRIHAAGRLTPGVPRIHESGPAHRIRVNARLDRGRQYLQEKTDEHQ; encoded by the coding sequence GTGAGTATCCATCGCGCCAAGTACCTGATCGCCGCGGCAGCGCTTTCTGTCGCGACGCTCCTGCCGGCCGGAACGAGCGCCGCAACCGTTGCTGATGACGCCTGCACGGAATCCGCTCGATGGACCGCCTCACCAGCGGCCGTTCCCAAGGTGCGCGGCCTGTCGCTCCGAGAAGCAGCAGACCGTCTCCGAGGCGCCGGTTACAACTGCAAGATCGTGAACAACAACTTCGTGCAGGTCGACACGAGGGTCGTCGTCGTTATCGAGCAAGAGGTGCAGTACACGCGCGACCCGGACGGGGGATATTCGGTGGTTGCCCTCACCCGTGGCGTGGTGATGCCGGACCTCGTCGGGCTGACCTTGGCCGCGGCGGAGAAGCTCGCGGCACGGCGCGCGATTGCGGTCCGAACGTCGCCGGCGGCGGGCGCCGCGGAGTGGACCGTCAAGTTGCAGAACCCCGCTGCCGGCGCCTACCTGTGGTTCGGGGAACAGGCCGGCCTGACCCTCAGCGAGCCCGTCCCACCGGAGCCGGCGCTTGTTCCGGTACCAGATCTGATCGATCACACCGAGGACGAGGCCGCGGCCATGGTCAAAGACGCCGGACTCGTCTACACGGAACGGATCCTCAAGGACGGCAAGCGGCCCGGGCGGGTGGTCGCCCAGCGGCCGCAACCAGGCGAACTGGTCGAACGCGCCGCTACCGTGAGAGCCGACGTACGCCGGGTGCCCACACCACCGTCACCACCGCCGTCACCACCGCCGCCGTCACCATTGCCGTCTCCATTGCCGTCACCACCGACCACCACCGTTCCGCCGACTTCCACCGCACCGCCCACCCGCGGGCCCAGCCAGAAGCTCGTGCCGGTTCCTGACCTGCTCAACCGCAGCGAGGGCGAGGCCCGCGGCGCGGTCGAGGGCGTCGAGCTGATCTTCGATCCGGTCGATGGGAGTGATACCTCGGGTCGCGAGCGTCAGGTCGTCAGCCAGCTGCCGCGCGCCGGGGAGCTCGTGCCGACAGGAACGACAGTGACGGTGGCGTTCGCCGCCGACGAGTCGAACCTGCCGTCGTGGCTGGTACCGCTGCTGCTCGGGACAGCCGTCCTGGCCGTCGGGGCAGTCGGCCGCTTCCGGCACCGTGGCGGCCCGAATCCGCCTGACCGTTCGGTGCCTCGAATTCATGCGGCCGGGCGGCTGACTCCGGGGGTTCCGCGGATCCACGAATCCGGCCCCGCACACCGAATCCGCGTCAACGCTCGCCTCGATCGCGGGCGCCAGTACCTGCAGGAGAAGACGGATGAACACCAGTAG
- a CDS encoding CHAT domain-containing protein: MDADELHALALSRPADALKIARQVLANSPSDAEAAAAHKAAGVVHRDFGDIREAVTELKAAYRHARKAGDPDNEADILASLGVALVMAGQTRRGLAVLDSIVPGRTGVFAGRILVRRVWVRGALLGRYAEALADAEEAVQLLSDTGDLLWEARALTHRAMVLLAMGAIERADVDYARSEELFSKCGQQAEYADTRQARGAAAFARGDLPTALLYLDDAQRMVDELGVFEPDLLANKCVVLLAAGLTRDALTEINSALERFEDQRGSTARRAELLYCAGLAAHAAGALELAESRSRAAMKLFRRQQRPWWAARAELVLLQSRYAGGDRTARLLHTGQRLGAELDGLDPDLAAEAHLLTGRLALARSEPAEARRHLSIAAGARNRGLRGRGAGWLAQATLHEGDGRARAMLAACRQGLSLIEVYVHTLGATELRVLATAQGAELAAIALRYAVQRGNARQVLEWSERWRATVLAIPPVRPQEDDGLVADLAALRSLTYRLETSYDHRLGPAPLHRERRRLEAAVRRRVLVTPGTVDDRPDQFRSADLLAHLGDRSLVELTDVDDRLYAMTAARGRVHLELIGPTQEATRRLSHALFALRREATGRGEDRLDLDAIGARLETALLGDVAKHLADGPVVVVPTGRLHAVPWGLLPSLRHRPTSVAPSAAAWLRARSAVPPETERVVLIGGPQLSTGPEEVRRLSELYPDAVVLTEGDATAEAVLQAMDGASLVHVAAHGTFRADSPLFSSLQLDDGPLTVYDLERLDRAPHRVVLSSCSSALGGPSGADELLGLVSALVALGSSGVVASVVPVNDPATVPLMLGLHGRLRAGDDLAEALAQARESAGDDRLARTAGQSFIALGA, encoded by the coding sequence GTGGACGCCGACGAGCTGCATGCGCTGGCACTGTCGCGGCCCGCTGACGCCCTGAAGATCGCCCGCCAGGTTCTCGCGAACTCCCCGTCCGACGCCGAGGCCGCGGCCGCACACAAAGCGGCGGGTGTCGTCCATCGCGACTTCGGTGACATCCGTGAGGCGGTGACCGAACTCAAGGCGGCGTACCGGCATGCTCGCAAGGCCGGGGATCCCGACAACGAGGCGGACATCCTGGCGAGCCTCGGCGTGGCTCTGGTCATGGCGGGGCAGACCCGGCGTGGGCTTGCTGTCCTCGACTCGATCGTCCCGGGCCGGACCGGTGTGTTCGCCGGCCGCATCCTCGTCCGCCGGGTCTGGGTGCGAGGGGCGCTGCTCGGCAGGTACGCCGAAGCGCTGGCCGACGCCGAAGAGGCGGTCCAACTGCTGAGCGACACCGGTGACCTGCTGTGGGAGGCGCGGGCGCTGACCCACCGGGCGATGGTGCTGCTCGCGATGGGCGCGATCGAACGCGCCGACGTTGACTACGCCCGCAGCGAGGAGTTGTTCTCGAAGTGCGGTCAACAGGCCGAGTACGCCGACACTCGGCAGGCGCGTGGTGCTGCGGCCTTCGCCCGAGGTGACCTGCCGACGGCATTGCTGTACCTCGACGACGCGCAGCGGATGGTCGACGAGCTCGGGGTCTTCGAGCCGGACCTGCTCGCCAACAAGTGCGTGGTGCTGCTGGCGGCCGGTCTGACGCGGGACGCACTCACCGAGATCAACAGTGCGCTGGAGCGGTTCGAAGACCAGCGCGGGTCGACGGCTCGACGCGCGGAGTTGTTGTACTGCGCCGGACTGGCAGCGCATGCCGCCGGTGCTCTGGAGCTGGCCGAGAGTCGCAGCCGTGCCGCCATGAAGCTGTTCCGCCGGCAGCAGCGCCCGTGGTGGGCGGCGCGTGCTGAGCTGGTGTTGCTTCAATCCCGCTACGCGGGTGGTGATCGTACGGCGCGATTGCTGCACACCGGCCAACGACTCGGCGCCGAACTCGACGGACTCGACCCGGACCTCGCGGCCGAGGCACATCTGCTGACAGGCAGGCTCGCCCTCGCCCGTTCCGAGCCGGCCGAGGCCAGACGCCACCTGAGCATCGCGGCCGGCGCCCGGAACCGCGGCCTGCGAGGACGCGGCGCCGGCTGGCTCGCTCAAGCCACGCTCCACGAAGGCGACGGCCGGGCGCGCGCGATGCTGGCCGCCTGCCGGCAGGGCCTGAGCCTGATCGAGGTCTACGTGCACACCCTCGGCGCCACCGAACTTCGCGTCCTCGCCACCGCCCAGGGCGCCGAACTCGCCGCGATCGCGCTCCGGTACGCCGTCCAGCGGGGCAACGCCCGCCAGGTCCTCGAGTGGAGCGAACGCTGGCGCGCCACGGTGCTCGCGATCCCTCCGGTCCGGCCGCAGGAAGACGACGGCCTGGTCGCCGACCTCGCGGCGCTGCGCAGCCTGACCTACCGGCTGGAGACCAGCTACGACCATCGACTCGGACCCGCCCCGCTGCATCGCGAACGCCGACGCCTCGAAGCCGCAGTACGGCGCAGGGTTCTGGTGACGCCCGGCACCGTGGACGACCGACCCGACCAGTTCCGCAGCGCCGACCTGCTCGCTCATCTCGGAGACCGCAGTCTGGTCGAACTCACCGACGTCGACGACCGGCTGTACGCGATGACGGCGGCGCGCGGCCGGGTCCACCTCGAGTTGATCGGTCCCACCCAGGAGGCGACTCGGCGGTTGTCACACGCGTTGTTCGCACTGCGACGCGAGGCGACCGGACGCGGCGAGGACAGACTCGACCTGGACGCCATCGGAGCTCGCCTGGAGACGGCGCTCTTGGGCGACGTGGCCAAGCACCTGGCCGACGGCCCGGTGGTCGTCGTACCGACTGGCCGGCTGCATGCGGTTCCGTGGGGCCTGCTGCCGTCGTTGCGGCATCGGCCGACCTCGGTGGCCCCGTCGGCGGCTGCGTGGTTGCGGGCACGGAGCGCCGTACCGCCGGAGACCGAGCGGGTGGTGCTGATCGGCGGTCCGCAACTGTCGACCGGACCAGAGGAGGTACGACGACTGTCCGAGCTGTACCCGGACGCGGTGGTGCTCACCGAGGGCGACGCGACGGCAGAAGCAGTGCTGCAAGCGATGGACGGGGCGTCGTTGGTGCATGTCGCCGCCCACGGCACGTTCCGCGCAGACAGTCCGCTGTTCTCGTCGCTCCAGTTGGATGACGGGCCGCTCACGGTGTACGACCTCGAACGGCTGGACCGCGCGCCACACCGAGTCGTGCTGTCGAGTTGCAGCTCCGCGCTCGGCGGACCCAGCGGTGCGGACGAGCTGCTCGGCCTGGTCAGTGCACTGGTGGCACTCGGGTCGTCCGGCGTTGTGGCGAGCGTCGTACCGGTGAACGACCCGGCGACGGTGCCGCTGATGCTCGGCCTGCACGGCAGGCTGCGGGCCGGTGACGACCTTGCCGAAGCACTCGCCCAGGCACGCGAGTCGGCCGGTGACGACCGGCTGGCGCGGACAGCCGGGCAGTCGTTCATCGCACTGGGGGCTTGA